A genomic segment from Syngnathus scovelli strain Florida chromosome 3, RoL_Ssco_1.2, whole genome shotgun sequence encodes:
- the polk gene encoding DNA polymerase kappa, which translates to MENGSAASKGEGFLSRMALNDNKAGMEGLDRDKINKIIMESSKGSKFYENELKREHQVNQRIEKMMLQKAQITEQQLKKAQAQVERMASELEKSRDLSRVIVHVDMDAFYAAVEMRDCPDLKDKPMAVGSMSMLSTSNYHARKYGVRAAMPGFIAKKLCPHLVIVPCNFDKYKSVSNEIREIFADYDPHFQPMSLDEAYLDFTEHLELRKNWPEASRTHRYSYSGTDIGIEQPEHQQESEVKGFSPVLFEDSPNSSQSLSSPEAADGTGKTAEVFGTSVEEAVREMRFRIEQKTMLTASAGIAPNMMLAKVCSDKNKPNGQYRLASTREAVMDFIQNLPVRKVSGIGKVSEKMLNALDISSCAHLGQQMALLSLLFSETAWHHFMQVSLGLGSTYIMRNEERKSMSTERTFKELNKPDEQLSLLRELCEDLAQDLKKEDLKGKNITLKVKNVNFEVKTRALTLPCAIATADEIFAVAKDLLKMEIENESPQPLRLRLMGVRISSFVSPDDKKPLQKSIVGFLQLGKADVRGSTQEVRQQFEGNHLSSCPPLTAQTCQTKEEVTWQMKKKGLLEDQPAARPQLSFFQRAHAKRLQLHVCQQERENEQSISVVKLRDDDAHKRTESPKKDMGPKGATSNLSEIDGIEAHPSTSSSSLNCLTCPVCFGHVSTDDLNVFNSHIDWCLTKQEFHVPDLNKDHEGSEVPRTETHKDQVKNNEQVKPNHLINDCVHNTTLINGDSMTTHQPRSCHDKGPLLVCPVCQLTQDTNDLTVFNRHVDLCLNQEVLEEMGTSPSVEIAKSNAIDIPPTRHAGRGKSKRRDPPSYQPSKKAKGLSAHNTIDKFFR; encoded by the exons ATGGAAAATGGTAGCGCAGCCTCTAAAGGAGAGGGATTCCTTTCCAGAATGGCCCTCAACGACAACAAAGCTGGTATGGAGGGTCTTGACAGAGACAAAATCAATAAGATCATCATGGAGTCATCGAAG GGATCCAAGTTTTATGAGAATGAACTCAAGAGGGAGCATCAGGTGAACCAGCGCATTGAGAAAATGATGCTGCAAAAAGCACAGATCACAGAACAACAGTTAAAGAAAGCCCAAGCTCAG GTGGAGAGGATGGCCTCTGAGTTGGAGAAGAGTCGTGACCTAAGCCGCGTGATTGTGCATGTGGACATGGATGCTTTCTACGCTGCAGTGGAGATGAGAGACTGTCCTGACCTCAAGGACAAGCCCATGGCTGTTGGGTCCATGAGCATGCTG TCCACGTCCAACTACCATGCCAGGAAATATGGTGTTCGAGCAGCTATGCCAGGATTCATAGCCAAAAAACTTTGCCCTCACTTAGTCATCGTTCCATGCAACTTTGATAAATACAAATCAGTGAGCAATGAG ATCAGGGAGATATTTGCAGACTATGATCCTCATTTCCAGCCAATGAGTCTGGATGAAGCCTATCTGGATTTTACAGAGCACCTGGAACTGAGGAAGAACTGGCCAGAGGCCTCACGAACACATCGCTACAGCTACAGCGGCACTGATATAG GTATAGAACAACCTGAGCATCAACAAGAATCCGAGGTGAAAGGCTTCTCCCCTGTGCTATTTGAAGATAGCCCAAATTCCTCTCAGTCCTTGTCAAGTCCTGAAGCTGCCGATGGCACGGGTAAAACTGCTGAGGTTTTTGGTACCTCTGTTGAGGAGGCTGTGAGGGAGATGCGTTTCCGCATTGAGCAGAAGACCATGCTGACTGCCAGTGCAG GCATTGCTCCAAACATGATGCTGGCCAAGGTATGCAGTGACAAGAACAAgccgaacggacagtacagactTGCATCCACCAGAGAGGCTGTCATGGACTTCATCCAGAACCTCCCAGTTCGCAAA GTTTCGGGCATTGGGAAGGTGAGCGAAAAGATGCTGAATGCTCTGGACATCAGTAGCTGTGCTCATCTGGGACAACAGATGGCGCtgttgtcattgttgttttCAGAGACAGCCTGGCATCACTTTATGCAGGTTTCCTTGGGTCTGGGGTCCACATATATCATGAG gaacgaagaaagaaaaagcatgAGCACAGAGAG AACATTTAAAGAATTAAACAAGCCTGATGAACAGCTGTCTTTATTGAGAGAGCTTTGTGAAGACCTCGCACAAGACCTAAAGAAAGAAGATCTCAAG GGTAAAAACATCACACTAAAAGTGAAGAATGTCAACTTTGAGGTGAAAACCAGAGCACTGACGCTACCGTGTGCCATCGCCACCGCCGATGAGATCTTTGCTGTGGCCAAAGACCTTCTTAAGATGGAAATTGAGAATGAAAGTCCCCAGCCACTCAGACTGAGACTCATGG GTGTCCGTATCTCTTCCTTTGTCAGCCCGGATGATAAAAAGCCTCTGCAGAAGAGCATCGTTGGTTTCCTCCAATTGGGAAAGGCAGACGTCCGAGGCTCCACCCAAGAAGTGCGCCAACAATTTGAAGGGAATCATCTCTCCTCTTGTCCTCCTCTCACAGCACAAACATGTCAGACTAAAGAGGAGGTTACTTGGCAGATGAAGAAAAAGGGCTTACTAGAGGACCAGCCTGCTGCTAGACCTCAGCTGTCTTTCTTTCAAAGAGCCCACGCCAAGAGACTTCAGCTTCACGTTTGTCAACAAGAGCGAGAAAATGAGCAGAGCATATCTGTTGTTAAACTCAGGGATGATGACGCACATAAAAGAACAGAGTCGCCCAAAAAGGACATGGGGCCAAAAGGTGCAACCTCGAATCTTTCAGAAATTGATGGCATTGAGGCTCATCCGTCTACATCAAGCTCATCATTGAACTGCCTCACCTGTCCTGTGTGTTTCGGCCATGTTAGCACAGACGATTTGAACGTATTCAACAGCCATATAGACTGGTGTCTCACCAAACAAGAGTTCCATGTACCAGATTtaaacaaggaccatgaagGAAGTGAGGTGCCAAGGACTGAAACACACAAAGACCAAGTCAAGAATAATGAACAAGTCAAGCCGAATCACTTGATAAATGATTGTGTTCACAACACCACGTTGATCAACGGCGACAGCATGACTACACATCAGCCTCGGTCATGTCACGACAAAGGTCCCCTCCTCGTCTGCCCGGTGTGTCAGCTGACCCAGGACACAAATGACCTCACTGTCTTTAATCGCCACGTtgacctctgcctgaaccaggaagTGCTGGAGGAGATGGGGACATCACCCTCAGTTGAAATCGCAAAGAGCAATGCAATAG ATATCCCCCCGACGAGGCATGCAGGTAGAGGTAAAAGCAAAAG ACGAGACCCACCCTCGTATCAGCCCTCTAAAAAAGCCAAAGGTTTGAGCGCTCACAACACCATTGATAAGTTCTTCAGGTGA